In Candidatus Nitrosarchaeum limnium SFB1, the following proteins share a genomic window:
- a CDS encoding Methyl-accepting chemotaxis protein — translation MYQLTEEKKETDFFKQVVDKTLSINNEINRALKSIKAINGRTHMLSVTAKIEANRTGDIGRNFLVVSNSIDELSAKIDNVLDKMKNDTIQKIETISKIIENKSISIKGNRLANLALTNIRLVDRNLFERSADIRWWATDDVLINSLVRDEEDGYQYSHERLNKILNSYSVYHDLILCDVDGICKSTGADKFGFSGQNFSDSLWFKSAMNTNNGTSYGFQPVSKSSVNDDDYVMVYSCKIHECGDIKNNVIGVLAAVFQWKKFAQRIINETALTDNEKSNTRVILCNDSGKILADTHEKILVESLNFNGQQELFKNKKGFIITSLNEQNKLICHASSSGFEGCTSENWHSLIIQDIELSSYDEELSNDESLDSVLGFISNISEKTQNAIDEINKVNDDTQVLSINAAIESARIGDSGRSFGVISGFMNDLSRTTAEITTTMAQKIQQEITELNSFISLNSRQIQGERLASLSFTNIDLIDRTLYERTADVRWWATENSIIESLIQQTSTSKDYLSNRLETILRYYTVYEDLIICDLSGNVIANGNHLKNLRDTNIKNSLWFQNALNLRNGAYGFDVINEGKGFTKIVFYCNVYQDNSASEIPIGILGITFNWSKFINCMFYETPLHEDELNSTSQFILDSNGNKLAEHNKLKNDITYKELSKSFGKKKNFETTMMFDSEVTLGHAQSTGYENFFTGWHSVIIQSQK, via the coding sequence GTGTACCAACTGACTGAAGAAAAGAAAGAAACTGATTTTTTTAAACAAGTTGTAGATAAAACATTATCCATTAATAATGAAATTAATCGTGCGCTTAAATCAATTAAAGCAATCAATGGTAGAACACACATGCTTTCTGTTACTGCAAAAATTGAAGCGAATAGAACAGGCGATATAGGTAGAAATTTTTTGGTTGTTTCAAATTCAATTGATGAATTAAGTGCAAAAATTGATAATGTACTTGATAAAATGAAAAATGATACAATTCAAAAAATTGAAACAATTTCAAAAATAATTGAAAATAAATCAATTAGCATAAAAGGAAACCGTCTTGCAAATCTTGCTTTAACTAATATTAGATTAGTTGATAGAAATCTCTTTGAAAGATCTGCGGATATTCGTTGGTGGGCAACTGATGATGTATTGATAAATTCGCTTGTAAGAGATGAAGAAGATGGATACCAATACTCTCATGAACGACTCAATAAAATACTGAATTCATATTCTGTATATCACGATTTAATTTTATGTGATGTTGATGGGATTTGTAAAAGTACAGGTGCAGACAAATTTGGTTTTTCAGGACAAAATTTTTCAGACTCACTATGGTTTAAGAGTGCTATGAATACTAATAATGGAACTAGTTATGGGTTTCAACCAGTTAGTAAATCATCTGTTAATGATGATGATTATGTAATGGTATACTCTTGTAAAATTCATGAATGTGGAGATATAAAAAATAACGTTATAGGTGTTTTAGCTGCAGTATTTCAATGGAAAAAATTTGCTCAACGAATTATAAATGAAACTGCTTTAACTGATAATGAAAAATCAAATACACGTGTAATATTATGTAATGACTCAGGAAAAATTTTAGCTGATACTCATGAAAAAATACTTGTAGAGTCATTAAATTTTAATGGACAACAAGAGTTATTCAAAAATAAAAAAGGTTTTATCATAACATCTTTAAATGAACAAAATAAACTTATTTGCCATGCATCTTCATCTGGATTTGAAGGCTGTACTAGTGAAAATTGGCATTCTTTGATCATTCAAGACATTGAACTTAGTAGTTATGATGAAGAACTATCTAATGATGAATCTTTAGATTCCGTACTGGGATTTATTTCCAATATCTCTGAAAAAACACAAAACGCTATTGATGAAATTAATAAAGTTAATGATGATACTCAGGTGCTTTCAATTAATGCCGCAATTGAATCCGCACGTATTGGAGATTCAGGACGAAGTTTTGGCGTGATATCTGGATTTATGAATGATTTGTCAAGAACAACTGCAGAAATTACCACAACCATGGCTCAAAAAATCCAGCAAGAAATTACAGAATTAAATTCATTTATTTCATTAAATTCAAGACAAATACAAGGTGAACGACTTGCCAGTCTTTCTTTTACAAATATTGATCTAATTGACCGAACTCTATATGAGAGAACTGCAGATGTACGTTGGTGGGCAACCGAAAATAGTATAATAGAATCTTTAATTCAGCAAACAAGTACAAGTAAAGATTATCTTTCAAATAGACTTGAAACTATTCTTAGATACTACACGGTGTATGAGGATCTAATTATTTGTGATTTAAGTGGAAATGTGATTGCAAATGGTAATCACTTAAAAAATTTGAGGGATACAAACATAAAAAATTCTTTATGGTTTCAAAATGCCTTAAACCTTAGAAATGGGGCCTATGGATTTGATGTAATTAACGAAGGAAAAGGATTCACAAAAATTGTATTTTATTGTAATGTGTATCAAGATAATTCTGCCTCGGAAATTCCAATAGGGATCCTTGGAATCACATTCAACTGGAGCAAGTTTATCAATTGCATGTTTTATGAGACACCCCTTCATGAGGATGAACTTAATTCTACAAGCCAATTCATATTAGATTCTAATGGAAATAAATTGGCTGAACATAACAAACTGAAAAACGACATTACATACAAGGAGCTTTCAAAATCATTTGGGAAAAAGAAAAACTTTGAAACCACTATGATGTTTGACTCCGAAGTGACATTAGGACATGCTCAATCTACCGGATATGAAAATTTTTTCACAGGATGGCATTCTGTAATAATTCAATCTCAAAAATAA
- a CDS encoding ATP--cobalamin adenosyltransferase, with the protein MVISNSNNIIVQSIFDILLKIYTKTGDDGTTGLQGNLRISKSHPRISAYGAVDESNAILGIILSHGLNDDIRELLNLIQNELFVLGSDLSNPNLKDEKNRVTLSMITNIENNIDRFESELSPLTNFILPGGNIVASQLHHARTVIRRSEICMVILNEQEKINPFCIQYVNRLSDLFFVLGRVLNKRNGHKDIIWKI; encoded by the coding sequence ATGGTAATAAGTAATTCGAACAACATAATAGTTCAATCCATTTTTGATATACTGTTGAAAATTTATACCAAGACAGGAGATGATGGTACAACAGGTCTTCAAGGGAATTTAAGAATTTCAAAATCACATCCTAGAATTAGTGCTTATGGTGCAGTTGATGAATCTAATGCAATTTTAGGAATCATCTTATCTCATGGGTTAAATGACGATATACGAGAACTGTTAAATTTGATTCAAAATGAATTATTTGTTTTAGGCTCTGATCTCTCAAACCCTAATCTGAAAGATGAAAAAAATAGAGTCACATTGAGCATGATAACTAATATAGAAAATAATATCGATAGATTTGAAAGTGAATTATCTCCACTAACTAATTTTATTTTACCTGGAGGAAATATAGTTGCATCTCAACTTCATCATGCAAGAACCGTAATTAGGAGATCTGAAATTTGTATGGTGATACTAAATGAACAGGAAAAAATTAACCCTTTTTGTATACAATATGTTAATCGATTATCTGATTTATTTTTTGTTTTAGGACGAGTATTGAATAAAAGAAATGGTCATAAAGATATAATTTGGAAAATCTAG
- a CDS encoding metal dependent phosphohydrolase, with amino-acid sequence MIFSDLEKYNTEKILKIILLHDLSESIIGDIVPGQIPISKKRNLENNAMKKILSELPESLQSQYNQLWDEYIQNTSSEARFVHQLDKLEMALQAKYYLSKGHPKERLESFFNSAKNEITDKKLLKIFNEITNHG; translated from the coding sequence ATGATTTTTTCAGATTTAGAAAAATATAATACTGAAAAAATATTAAAAATTATTCTTTTACATGATTTATCAGAATCAATAATAGGAGACATAGTTCCAGGACAAATCCCAATAAGTAAAAAAAGAAATTTGGAAAATAATGCAATGAAAAAAATACTAAGTGAATTACCAGAATCACTTCAAAGTCAATACAATCAGCTCTGGGATGAATATATTCAAAACACATCATCAGAGGCAAGATTTGTGCATCAGTTAGATAAATTAGAAATGGCGCTACAAGCAAAATATTATTTAAGTAAAGGACATCCTAAAGAAAGACTAGAGTCGTTTTTTAATTCTGCTAAGAATGAAATTACAGATAAAAAATTATTAAAAATATTTAATGAAATAACTAATCATGGCTGA
- a CDS encoding hypothetical protein (hypothetical protein Nmar_0860), which produces MAEKNKDELIEAQKQIICILFEVIKRLQSNNDLDEEYFQIILSDDKTKTKRIDEILNERKENTLVVGRLLKQLEI; this is translated from the coding sequence ATGGCTGAAAAGAATAAAGATGAATTAATTGAAGCACAAAAACAAATCATATGCATATTGTTTGAAGTCATAAAAAGATTGCAATCAAATAATGATTTAGATGAAGAATATTTTCAAATAATTTTATCTGACGATAAAACAAAAACCAAAAGAATTGACGAGATATTAAATGAGAGAAAAGAAAACACTCTAGTCGTTGGGAGACTATTAAAACAGTTAGAAATTTAA
- a CDS encoding hypothetical protein (hypothetical protein Nmar_0861) has translation MPLTNNVIIKLNEITTVVEDKNKLKEEEIEIIKSIFKEILDKGERYDVDDIESWFENEGSWQHKNSRIRVINLSHYIQDKHEQTARLKIIQDK, from the coding sequence AACAAATAATGTAATAATAAAATTAAATGAGATAACAACCGTTGTGGAAGATAAAAATAAACTAAAAGAAGAAGAGATTGAAATTATAAAATCTATCTTCAAAGAAATTTTAGATAAAGGTGAAAGATATGACGTTGATGATATTGAATCATGGTTTGAAAATGAAGGTAGTTGGCAACATAAAAATAGTAGAATTAGAGTGATAAATCTTTCACATTACATTCAGGATAAACATGAGCAAACAGCAAGATTAAAAATTATTCAAGATAAATGA